The genomic segment GCCCCTTCGCAAGCGGCCAGGGACCGGGACACCTCGTAGTTGAAGTCGACGTGCCCGGGCGTGTCGATCAGGTTGAGTTCGTACTTCCGCCCGCCGAGTTCGTAGTAAATGGTGACCGGGTGCATCCGGATGGTGATGCCGCGCTCGCGCTCGAGGTCCATGCTGTCGAGCGTCTGCGCTTTGATGTCGCGCTCGCTGATCGTCCCGGTCTTGAGCAGGAACTGGTCGGCCAGCGTGCTCTTCCCGTGGTCAATGTGCGCGATGATGCAGAAGTTTCGGATGTTCGACGTCGGCGTCGGCATAGGGGTCGGCGCTCGGCGGTGGATAACGACGCGCGAAAACGCGCGGGGTCGGAAACCGGGCAACTGTCAGCTTAGCACTCATTCCCGGGACTGAATAGGGTGGGACGTGTCACCCGCGCACCCTCGGCCACTCGCAAAATACCCCGGACGCTCACGGAATATAAAGACTTCCCTGTCAGTGTCGTATTTCGGCAGGCCGTGATCTTTCCGACTCTCCGGTTTTTCCGGACGCTCTTTCCTTTTTTCCGGAGGCCCGACCCGTGCCTTACCAACTGTTTGAAGACGCGCTCGGCGACCCGAGGAACGCCGCCGCCCTGGCGGCCGCATCGCAATTCGCTTATTCCCCCGAAGACGCCGGAGCCGCGGCGTTCAAAAACGACCTCGGGATGGACGCGAAACTCATCAGTGTCGGCAACACCCAGGTGTACGTCGCCAGCAACGACGACCACATCCTCGTCGCGTTCCGCGGCAGTGAGAGTCCGACCAGCATCGACGGGCTCAAGGACTGGCTCATCACGAACGCCAACGACCTGCTCATCCAACCCCAGGGGCCGCTGTCCACCGAGTTCCTCGCGGCCGGGGTCGGGTGCCGGTGGCACCAGGGGTTCGTCAACGCGGTTTCCGACGTCTGGCCGGCTCTGTTCGCCGAAGTGGACGCCCGGCAGAAGGCGAAGAGCCGCTGCTTCTGGGTGACGGGGCACAGCCTCGGCGGGGCGCTGGCCGTACTCGGGTCGTGGCTGTTCCTCCGCAAGACGATGGCCCCGCACCAGGTTTACACGTTCGGCGGGCCGATGGTGGGCAACAAGCCGGTGGCCGAGGCGCTCGACCGGGAATTCGCCGGCAAAGTGTTCCGGTACGTGAATTCCCCGGACCCGGTTCCGCTCCTCCCGATGATGAGCCTGGCGGCGAACGACTTCCTCCACTGCGAAAAAGGCATCGTTCTCGGCGCCACGGGTGAGGCCGTCAACCTGCTGGCGTACCTGAAAGACGCGGCCGGCGGGGTCGCCGAAGGCGTGCTGTCCGGGGACATCGGCAACAAGGTTTGGGAAGCCGTGAAGGGGCGGGTCATGGCCCACCTACTCAACGACTACCGGAGCCAACTCGGCCAGTAAAAAAGTGAGACTTCTCGTTCAACGTGACACGCTGATGTCGCGTTGAACGAGAAGTCTCGGGGAGGGGAGCCCGGAATTTTCTTTGTTCCCTGTGCCGAAACGGCGAATCGCGAAACGTCATCAGTGCGGACCGGGCAAGTGGACTCGCCCGAGGCGGCAAAACACGGAGTCTGAAATGCCTTACGCGGTTCGTTTTGCAACTCG from the Fimbriiglobus ruber genome contains:
- a CDS encoding lipase family protein yields the protein MPYQLFEDALGDPRNAAALAAASQFAYSPEDAGAAAFKNDLGMDAKLISVGNTQVYVASNDDHILVAFRGSESPTSIDGLKDWLITNANDLLIQPQGPLSTEFLAAGVGCRWHQGFVNAVSDVWPALFAEVDARQKAKSRCFWVTGHSLGGALAVLGSWLFLRKTMAPHQVYTFGGPMVGNKPVAEALDREFAGKVFRYVNSPDPVPLLPMMSLAANDFLHCEKGIVLGATGEAVNLLAYLKDAAGGVAEGVLSGDIGNKVWEAVKGRVMAHLLNDYRSQLGQ